In one Oncorhynchus nerka isolate Pitt River linkage group LG7, Oner_Uvic_2.0, whole genome shotgun sequence genomic region, the following are encoded:
- the LOC115132170 gene encoding src-like-adapter 2: MGSGPSKEHQGSSTHAALLGQEELAEPVILESSRYVVVALYNYPTGHPANSSIRAGERINVLSDEGEWWKVRSSATGNESYIPSSYTARVYHRCQYEGLSRKKAEELLLLPNNQTGSFLVRESQTRPGAHSLSVRKTSDQDRCSVKHYRIQQLENGWHFISPCLTFPTLTALVDHYSEVTDGLCCLLGEPCFIQGSNSIPVATGPIPMAVRKSTLNWKDADSSMIFGKVNEDSLVSEGLREAISSYLFMTGDCSQKWDS; this comes from the exons ATGGGCAGTGGGCCCAGTAAAGAGCATCAGGGATCCAGCACTCATGCAGCCTTGCTGGGCCAGGAAGAGCTCGCTGAGCCGGTCATACTGG AGAGCAGCAGGTATGTGGTAGTGGCCCTGTATAACTATCCCACTGGACATCCAGCAAACAGCAGTATCCGCGCGGGAGAGAGAATCAATGTGCTTTCAGA CGAGGGGGAATGGTGGAAGGTGAGATCCTCTGCCACAGGCAATGAGAGCTACATCCCCAGCAGCTACACAGCCAGGGTGTACCACAG GTGTCAGTATGAGGGTCTCAGCAGAAAGAAGGCTGAGGAGCTCCTGTTGCTGCCCAACAACCAGACTGGCTCTTTTCTGGTCCGGGAAAGTCAGACCCGCCCTG GTGCCCACTCCCTGTCAGTGCGTAAAACCAGTGACCAGGACCGTTGCTCAGTCAAACACTACCGGATCCAACAACTGGAGAACGGCTGGCACTTCATCTCCCCCTGCCTCACATTCCCCACCCTCACAGCCCTAGTGGACCACTACTCAG AGGTCACTGATGGGCTGTGCTGTCTGTTGGGGGAGCCTTGCTTCATCCAGGGGTCCAACAGCATTCCTGTGGCTACTGGCCCAATACCCatggccgtcaggaagtccaccCTCAACTGGAAAGATGCGGACAG CTCCATGATTTTTGGCAAGGTCAATGAGGATTCCCTGGTGAGCGAGGGCCTGAGAGAGGCCATCAGTTCCTACCTCTTCATGACAGGGGACTGCAGCCAGAAATGGGacagctga